One window from the genome of Oryza glaberrima chromosome 3, OglaRS2, whole genome shotgun sequence encodes:
- the LOC127767641 gene encoding cytochrome P450 84A1-like produces MANGVAEYLLLDPWLVLWLVLASMAFALLHLRRRARPPLPPGPRPLPIIGNMLMMDQLTHRGLAAMAARYGGLLHLRLGRVHMVVVSSPEHAREVLQVQDGDFSNRPASIAIAYLTYGRADMAFSHYGHFWRQVRKLSAVRLFSRRRAQSWRAVRDESAKLVGAMARSASAGAGEAVDLGELIFGLTKDVIFRAAFGTRDGGGHGELEVLLQEFSRLFGAFNVGDFIPWLAWLDPHGINRRLRAARAALDGVIDRIIDEHVSNPAGDEDADMVDDMLAFLDEAGRDQTGGGGGELQGTLRLTRDNVKAIIMDFVFGGTETVASAIEWAMAELLHSPGDLRRLQAELADVVGLGRGVEEGDLEKLPFLRCVAMETLRLHPPIPLLLHEAAADCVVGGYSVPRGARVVVNVWSVGRDPGAWKGDAGAFRPARFMAGGEAAGMDLRGGCFELLPFGSGRRACPAIVLGMYELELVVARLVHAFGWAPPGGVAPEELDMADGFGLTAPRAARLRAVPTPRLTCPM; encoded by the exons ATGGCGAACGGCGTGGCGGAGTACTTGCTCCTGGACCCGTGGCTTGTTCTATGGCTCGTCCTGGCCTCCATGGCGTTCGCATTGCTGCAcctgcggcggcgcgcacgcccgccgctgccgccgggtCCCCGGCCGCTGCCGATCATCGGAAACATGCTCATGATGGACCAGCTGACGCACCGCGGgctggcggccatggcggccagGTACGGCGGGTTGCTGCacctccgcctcggccgcgtCCACATGGTGGTGGTGTCGAGCCCGGAGCACGCGCGCGAGGTGCTCCAGGTCCAGGACGGCGACTTCTCCAACCGGCCGGCGAGCATCGCCATCGCCTACCTCACCTACGGCCGCGCCGACATGGCCTTCTCCCACTACGGCCACTTCTGGCGCCAGGTGCGCAAGCTCAGCGCCGTGCGGCTCTTCAGCCGTCGGCGCGCCCAGTCGTGGCGCGCCGTCCGCGACGAGTCGGCCAAGCTGGTCGGCGCCATGGCCAGgagcgccagcgccggcgccggcgaggccgtcgaCCTCGGCGAGCTCATCTTCGGGCTCACCAAGGACGTCATCTTCCGCGCCGCCTTCGgcacgcgcgacggcggcggccacggcgagctGGAGGTTCTCCTGCAGGAGTTCTCCAGGCTGTTCGGCGCGTTCAACGTCGGGGACTTCATCCCGTGGCTCGCGTGGCTCGACCCGCATGGCATCAACCGGCGGCtccgcgcggcgcgcgccgccctCGACGGCGTCATCGACAGGATCATCGACGAGCACGTCAGCAaccccgccggcgacgaggacgccGACATGGTGGACGACATGCTCGCGTTCCTCGACGAGGCCGGACGAGACcaaaccggcggcggcggcggcgagctgcaggGCACGCTCCGGCTGACGCGCGACAACGTCAAGGCCATCATAATG GACTTCGTCTTCGGCGGGACGGAGACGGTGGCGTCGGCGATCGAGTGGGCGATGGCGGAGTTGCTGCACAGCCCCGGCGATCTCCGGCGGCTGCAGGCGGAGCTCGCCGACGTGGTGGGGCTCGGGCGCGGCGTGGAGGAGGGCGACCTGGAGAAGCTCCCCTTCCTCAGGTGCGTCGCCATGGAGACGCTGCGTCTCCACCCGCCGATCCCGCTGCTCCtccacgaggcggcggcggactgcgTCGTCGGCGGGTACTCCGTGCCGAGGGGCGCCCGCGTGGTGGTCAACGTGTGGAGCGTCGGCCGCGACCCCGGCGCGTGGAAGGGCGACGCCGGCGCGTTCCGGCCGGCGAGGTTcatggcgggcggcgaggcggcggggatggACCTCAGGGGCGGGTGCTTCGAGCTCCTGCCGTTCGGGTCGGGGCGGAGGGCGTGCCCCGCCATCGTGCTCGGGATGTACGAGCTGGAGCTCGTCGTGGCGCGCCTCGTCCACGCGTTCGGGTGGGCGCCGccgggcggcgtggc
- the LOC127765789 gene encoding salt tolerance receptor-like cytoplasmic kinase 1, whose protein sequence is MLLHRHRHRLLCCGGGVATAPGRFAGDAIADHQQAAAAGAKNAAATSSARQLSWAQVEAMTRGFTSAVVGEGGFSTVYLGRVAGSLAAVKVHRSSERLQRAFRQELDALLRVRHPHIVRLLAFCDQRDEGVLVLEFAPNGNLHEQLHGAGAGGAMPWARRVAVALQVARALEYLHDRCEPQVVHGDVKSSNVLLDAAMGARLCDFGSARAGFSAAVHCPRPRPSSLAVLGSPGYVDPHYLRSGVVTKKSDVYSFGVLLLELLTGTQAFCDGMLLTAAVAPKLKGAAAGDVEKLVDERLGCQYNAAEAATVAALAAACVGDNPSLRPSMADVVRTLEKPAQKAGR, encoded by the exons ATGTTGctgcaccggcaccggcacaGGCTGctctgctgcggcggcggcgtcgccaccgCCCCCGGCCGGTTCGCCGGCGATGCCATCGCGGACCATCAGcaggcagccgccgccggcgccaagAACGCGGCGGCCACGTCGTCCGCGAGGCAGCTATCGTGGGCGCAGGTGGAGGCCATGACGCGTGGGTTCACGTcggccgtcgtcggcgagggcggCTTCAGCACCGTCTACctcggccgcgtcgccggctccctcgccgccgtcaaggTCCACCGCAGCAGCGAGCGCCTCCAGCGCGCCTTCCGCCAGGAGCTCGACGCCCTCCTCCGCGTCCGCCACCCCCACAtcgtccgcctcctcgccttctGCGACCAGCGAG ACGAGGGCGTGCTGGTGCTGGAGTTCGCGCCGAACGGGAACCTGCACGAACAGctccacggcgccggcgccggcggcgcgatgccgtgggcgcggcgggtggcggtggcgctgcaGGTGGCGCGGGCGCTCGAGTACCTGCACGACCGGTGCGAGCCGCAGGTGGTGCACGGCGACGTCAAGTCGTCCAACGTCCTGCTCGACGCCGCCATGGGCGCGAGGCTCTGCGACTTCGGCTCGGCGCGCGCGGGGTTCTCGGCGGCCGTCCACTGCCCGCGCCCGCGTCCGTCGTCGCTCGCCGTGCTAGGCTCGCCGGGCTACGTCGACCCGCACTACCTCCGCTCCGGCGTGGTCACCAAGAAGAGCGACgtctacagcttcggcgtgCTGCTGCTCGAGCTGCTCACCGGCACGCAGGCGTTCTGCGATGGCATGCTGCTGACGGCGGCCGTCGCGCCCAAGCtcaagggcgccgccgccggcgacgtggagaAGCTCGTCGACGAGAGGCTAGGGTGCCAGTACAACGCCGCCGAGGCGGCGAccgtggcggcgctggcggcggcgtgcgtcgGCGACAACCCGAGCCTCCGCCCGTCGATGGCCGACGTTGTACGGACCCTGGAGAAGCCCGCGCAAAAGGCCGGACGGTGA
- the LOC127765000 gene encoding thymidine kinase isoform X1: MSSICAMRSLLAASTFLRSGASPLRPLSRPLPSRLNLSRFGAVRPVSAAADKSRGGGGSAMEAQPSYPGEIHVIVGPMFAGKTTALLRRVQVEAGTGSRNVALIKSDKDNRYGLDSVVTHDGTKMPCWALPELSSFQDKLGTEAYNKVDVIGIDEAQFFDDLHDFCCKAADRDGKIVVVAGLDGDYKRNKFGSVLDIIPLADSVTKLTARCELCGRRAFFTLRKTRETKTELIGGADVYMPVCRQHYLDGQIVIEATRIVLDLEKSKVIHALK, translated from the exons ATGAGCTCCATTTGCGCCATGAgatccctcctcgccgcctccaccttcctccgctccggcgctTCCCCTCTGCGGCCCCTTTCCCGTCCTCTCCCTTCCCGCCTGAATCTTTCCCGATTCGGTGCGGTGAGGCcggtctcggcggcggcggacaagtCTCGAGGCGGAGGTGGCTCCGCGATGGAGGCCCAGCCGTCGTATCCCGGCGAGATTCACGTCATAGTGGGCCCCATGTTCGCCGGGAAGACCACTGCCCTTCTCCGACGCGTGCAGGTCGAGGCCGGCACTGGCAG CAGGAACGTGGCACTCATCAAGTCTGACAAGGACAATAGGTATGGATTGGATTCTGTCGTAACTCATGATGGCACAAAGATGCCATGCTGGGCTCTACCTGAGCTTTCAAGTTTCCAAGATAAATTAGGAACAGAGGCTTACAATAAG GTTGATGTCATAGGTATTGATGAAGCACAGTTCTTTGACGATCTTCATGATTTCTGCTGCAAAGCTGCTGACCGTGATGGAAAAATTGTTGTAGTCGCAGGGCTAGATGGTGACTACAAAAG GAACAAGTTTGGGTCAGTTCTGGACATTATACCCTTGGCCGACTCGGTCACCAAGCTCACCGCACGCTGTGAGTTGTGCGGTCGCCGTGCATTCTTCACGCTGAGGAAGACACGGGAAACTAAGACCGAGCTCATTGGAGGAGCTGATGTGTACATGCCTGTATGTAGGCAACACTACCTGGATGGTCAGATTGTCATTGAGGCCACAAGGATTGTGCTGGATCTTGAAAAATCCAAGGTTATCCATGCTCTCAAGTGA
- the LOC127765000 gene encoding thymidine kinase isoform X2, with the protein MSSICAMRSLLAASTFLRSGASPLRPLSRPLPSRLNLSRFGAVRPVSAAADKSRGGGGSAMEAQPSYPGEIHVIVGPMFAGKTTALLRRVQVEAGTGRNVALIKSDKDNRYGLDSVVTHDGTKMPCWALPELSSFQDKLGTEAYNKVDVIGIDEAQFFDDLHDFCCKAADRDGKIVVVAGLDGDYKRNKFGSVLDIIPLADSVTKLTARCELCGRRAFFTLRKTRETKTELIGGADVYMPVCRQHYLDGQIVIEATRIVLDLEKSKVIHALK; encoded by the exons ATGAGCTCCATTTGCGCCATGAgatccctcctcgccgcctccaccttcctccgctccggcgctTCCCCTCTGCGGCCCCTTTCCCGTCCTCTCCCTTCCCGCCTGAATCTTTCCCGATTCGGTGCGGTGAGGCcggtctcggcggcggcggacaagtCTCGAGGCGGAGGTGGCTCCGCGATGGAGGCCCAGCCGTCGTATCCCGGCGAGATTCACGTCATAGTGGGCCCCATGTTCGCCGGGAAGACCACTGCCCTTCTCCGACGCGTGCAGGTCGAGGCCGGCACTGGCAG GAACGTGGCACTCATCAAGTCTGACAAGGACAATAGGTATGGATTGGATTCTGTCGTAACTCATGATGGCACAAAGATGCCATGCTGGGCTCTACCTGAGCTTTCAAGTTTCCAAGATAAATTAGGAACAGAGGCTTACAATAAG GTTGATGTCATAGGTATTGATGAAGCACAGTTCTTTGACGATCTTCATGATTTCTGCTGCAAAGCTGCTGACCGTGATGGAAAAATTGTTGTAGTCGCAGGGCTAGATGGTGACTACAAAAG GAACAAGTTTGGGTCAGTTCTGGACATTATACCCTTGGCCGACTCGGTCACCAAGCTCACCGCACGCTGTGAGTTGTGCGGTCGCCGTGCATTCTTCACGCTGAGGAAGACACGGGAAACTAAGACCGAGCTCATTGGAGGAGCTGATGTGTACATGCCTGTATGTAGGCAACACTACCTGGATGGTCAGATTGTCATTGAGGCCACAAGGATTGTGCTGGATCTTGAAAAATCCAAGGTTATCCATGCTCTCAAGTGA
- the LOC127768319 gene encoding uncharacterized protein LOC127768319, translated as MSSSRSQNRQARSSKRRRRTAADAAAATGDPSPWESLHEDLLGLIAWRVLAGDDDLLDYVRFRAVCPHWRSSTACPRGRGIVDRRFHPRRWMLLPEGHGLYPGHGKLRGFVRFFNLSTGAFVRVHLPLFRDHCVLDSVDGILLLQRDHDTAIRLLHPFTGDILDFPPLETLRRYVSSKLVGDKWNYLRRIGAASINVSADQVVSLMMWSPGMVQVAFATSGEQQWRASSWYFKQIFSPLAFQGKMYMVRHHLTYGEPEILQIDPPQLEGTEFWLPPPTLIAKCPANTANTSGSWFSYHLVECDSEVLVIALSTGIHRKISVYRLADFMLGRRTLRVTCIGGNALFIGKRNLCVSSKAFPTVVGDTIVFHHYQQGYLAQYHLSSGTLLPASDGTIAEYAIPSPCSIIYHIYTCCFREQWNKGHIRFQGLLTINWRVKRKWRSGA; from the exons ATGTCTTCGTCGAGGTCTCAGAATCGTCAAGCGCGCAGCAGcaagcgccggcggcggacggccgccgacgccgctgccgccaccggcgaTCCATCACCGTGGGAGTCTCTGCACGAGGATCTACTGGGGCTGATCGCGTGGCGGGTgctggccggcgacgacgacctgctGGACTACGTCCGCTTCCGCGCCGTCTGCCCCCACTGGCGGTCCAGCACGGCCtgcccgcgcggccgcggcatCGTCGACCGGCGATTCCACCCGCGGCGGTGGATGCTGCTCCCCGAGGGCCACGGCCTCTACCCGGGCCACGGCAAGCTGCGCGGCTTCGTCCGCTTCTTCAACCTCTCCACCGGCGCCTTCGTCCGCGTCCACCTCCCGCTCTTCAGGGACCACTGCGTCCTCGACTCCGTCGacggcatcctcctcctccagcgcgACCACGACACCGccatccgcctcctccaccccttCACCGGCGACATCCTGGACTTCCCGCCATTGGAGACCCTCCGCAGGTACGTGAGCTCCAAGCTGGTGGGAGACAAGTGGAACTATCTCAGACGCATCGGTGCTGCATCCATCAACGTGAGCGCCGATCAAGTCGTGTCGCTCATGATGTGGTCACCCGGTATGGTCCAGGTAGCCTTTGCGACCTCCGGGGAACAGCAATGGAGGGCTTCTAGCTGGTACTTCAAACAAATTTTCAGTCCATTGGCATTCCAAGGCAAGATGTATATGGTGCGGCATCACCTAACTTATGGTGAACCAGAGATCCTACAAATTGACCCACCCCAGCTGGAAGGGACGGAATTCTGGCTGCCACCACCAACGTTGATCGCTAAATGTCCAGCAAACACAGCAAACACATCTGGCAGCTGGTTCTCCTACCATCTGGTAGAATGCGACTCGGAGGTTCTGGTGATCGCCTTAAGCACTGGCATTCATAGGAAAATCTCAGTTTACAGACTAGCTGACTTTATGCTGGGAAGAAGGACTCTCCGGGTGACATGCATCGGTGGCAATGCCCTCTTCATTGGCAAGAGGAATCTGTGTGTCAGCTCCAAGGCGTTCCCTACCGTTGTGGGTGACACCATTGTCTTTCACCATTACCAGCAAGGTTATCTTGCTCAATACCACCTCAGCAGCGGCACATTATTACCAGCATCAGATGGAACGATTGCAGAATATGCTATACCAAGCCCTTGTTCCATCATTTACCATATCTACACATGTTGCTTTCGTGAACAATG GAACAAGGGACATATAAGGTTTCAGGGGTTATTAACGATTAACTGGCGGGTGAAGCGAAAATGGAGATCTGGG GCATAA
- the LOC127767477 gene encoding trihelix transcription factor GTL1-like, giving the protein MQQPGMPPFSAAGSEGAPSPISSRPPPPEQAAAAAAAEEQLNGSSLEHDGVLGGEEGDRGGSSAGNRWPRQETLALLKIRSEMDAAFREAALKGPLWEEVSRKLAEMGYNRSAKKCREKFENVDKYYKRTKDGRAGRGDGKTYRFFTELEALHGAAAATARPPPVSLAPAPVAVAPPATPAGLSALRVHAAPPPPVKQHAAPPPPVMDAAACVMTMDDVSFSSGSDTEETAEEGGKRKRRGGGGIGGGGGGGKAMRMFEGLMRQVMERQEAMQQRLLEAIERRDQERMIREEAWRRQEVARLAREQDALAQERAIAASRDAAVISFIQRVTGQSITAPPPPPLQPTPVASAAPPPPPQHHHQQTPPPIQIQPHHIMPMTPQPQLQPPQPQSKEANTVVRAAPPTQEQHDTAASGGGGASSSRWPKAEVHALIQLRTEMETRYQDSGPKGPLWEDISAGMRRLGYSRSSKRCKEKWENINKYFKKVKESNKKRPEDSKTCPYYHQLDALYRTKAANAAAAASASPAPATTTVLAPVPLSQTPPHVDHGGSNGNGNGWASANNGGGGSSSGGMQTKASNNGTATAGGLPVVSVAGGNGNGVAATTDNKGSKQVPVAKETAGQRQPQPLAMNHNYGNDRMADDMDSDSMDDDDDDDEFDDDDDIGGGKMQVQYEIQRPQLQNQNVVVGRPNASGGGAPTTPAGPPPPAATSGTSFLACVQ; this is encoded by the exons ATGCAGCAGCCGGGGATGCCGCCATTCTCGGCAGCCGGCAGCGAGggggcgccgtcgccgatcagcagccggccgccgccgccggagcaggcggcggcggcggcggcggcggaggagcagctCAACGGGAGCTCACTGGAGCACGACGGGGTgctgggcggcgaggagggcgaccGGGGCGGGTCGTCGGCGGGCAACCGGTGGCCGCGGCAGGAGACGCTGGCGCTGCTCAAGATCCGGTCGGAGATGGACGCCGCCTTCCGGGAAGCCGCCCTCAAGGGCCCCCTCTGGGAGGAAGTCTCCAG GAAGCTCGCGGAGATGGGGTACAACAGGAGCGCCAAGAAGTGCCGCGAGAAGTTCGAGAACGTCGACAAGTACTACAAGCGCACCAAGGacggccgcgccggccgcggcgacggcaagACCTACCGCTTCTTCACCGAGCTCGAGGccctccacggcgccgccgccgccaccgcgcgcccgccgccggtgTCCCTCGCGCCGGCGCCCGTggccgtggcgccgccggccacccctGCGGGTCTCTCGGCGTTGCGcgtccacgccgcgccgccgccgcctgtcaAGCAGcacgccgctccgccgccgcctgtcaTGGATGCGGCGGCGTGCGTGATGACGATGGACGACGTGAGCTTCTCGTCGGGGTCGGAcacggaggagacggcggaggagggcggGAAGCGGAagcggaggggcggcggaggcatcggcggcggcggcggcggcgggaaggcgATGAGGATGTTCGAGGGGCTGATGCGGCAGGTGATGGAGCGGCAGGAGGCGATGCAGCAGAGGCTTCTGGAGGCGATCGAGAGGCGCGACCAAGAGAGGATGATCCGCGAGGaggcgtggcggcggcaggaggtggCGCGCCTCGCACGCGAGCAGGACGCGCTCGCCCAGGAGcgcgccattgccgcctcccgcgacgccgccgtcatcTCCTTCATACAGAGGGTCACCGGCCAGTCCatcaccgcgccaccgccgccgccgctgcagcccaCGCCGGTGGCTTccgctgcaccaccaccaccaccgcagcatcatcatcagcaaacaccaccaccgATTCAGATTCAGCCGCACCACATAATGCCGATGACGCCACAGCCCCAGCTCCAACCACCACAGCCGCAGAGCAAGGAGGCCAACACCGTCGtccgggcggcgccgccgacgcaaGAGCAGCACGACacggcggcgtccggcggcggcggcgcgtcgtcgtcgaggtgGCCGAAGGCGGAGGTGCACGCGCTGATCCAGCTGCGCACGGAGATGGAGACGAGGTACCAGGACTCGGGGCCCAAGGGGCCTCTCTGGGAGGACATATCGGCGGGGATGCGGCGGCTGGGGTACAGCCGGAGCTCCAAGAGATGCAAGGAGAAGTGGGAGAACATCAACAAGTACTTCAAGAAGGTGAAGGAGAGCAACAAGAAGCGCCCCGAGGACTCCAAGACATGCCCCTACTACCACCAGCTCGACGCGCTCTACCGCACCAAGgcggccaacgccgccgccgccgcctcggcctcgccggctccggcgaccACCACCGTGCTTGCCCCGGTGCCGCTCTCCCAGACGCCGCCGCACGTCGACCACGGCGGCAGCAACGGCAATGGGAATGGGTGGGCGAGTGccaacaatggcggcggcggcagcagctccGGGGGCATGCAAACGAAGGCTAGCAACAATggcacggcgacggccggcgggcTCCCCGTCGTTTcggtcgccggcggcaacggcaacggcgtggcggcgacgacggataACAAG GGATCGAAGCAGGTGCCCGTCGCGAAGGAGACGGCGGGGCAGAGGCAGCCACAGCCGTTGGCCATGAACCACAACTACGGCAACGACAGAATGGCCGACGACATGGACAGCGACagcatggacgacgacgacgacgacgacgaatttgacgacgacgacgacatcggcGGTGGCAAGATGCAGGTGCAGTACGAGATCCAACGGCCGCAGCTGCAGAACCAgaacgtcgtcgtcggccggccaaacgcgagcggcggcggcgctccgacgACACCGGCGGGCCCTCCGCCGCCTGCGGCAACAAGTGGGACGTCATTCTTGGCCTGCGTccagtga